Proteins from a genomic interval of Lolium perenne isolate Kyuss_39 chromosome 1, Kyuss_2.0, whole genome shotgun sequence:
- the LOC127294422 gene encoding tRNA (guanine(26)-N(2))-dimethyltransferase has translation MASASATVSIHRTAFSPPFQFQPGWRAPLPLRCTHSERGVSFDPGSAFYRSDSAPGRDLAVLAATLHRQRRLDPSAPFLCLDVMCGSGIRALRYLAQAGADFVWANDASDALRPVVVANLSRFKLPPSHGQRRWVVSHLDASRLLAERYLRREYFDVIDVDSFGSEAEYIRAAFLSLKIGGLAYLTSTDWRSARGYGGKCSLSSYGAYIRPVPYPNEIGLRMLIGGAAREAAMLGFHIKPVFSYYASHGPIYRAMVQLCHGKEDDISNYYGFICHCKSCGQTQTFGFDELGQISCGCADRADATSITVVGPLWTGPLHDASSITEMLNLAVEWGWAYTSENGIILQKLLDTMIEESDPRLPPGYIRHDEIACRAKVNSPPLGTLISSLRKEGYAACRSHIGANAIKTNCPISSCIEIAREIRNTR, from the exons ATGGCTTCCGCCTCCGCCACTGTCTCCATCCACCGAACTGCCTTCTCCCCTCCGTTCCAGTTCCAACCCGGTTGGCGCGCCCCCCTGCCGCTCCGCTGCACGCATTCCGAGCGCGGCGTCTCCTTCGACCCTGGGTCCGCCTTCTACCGCAGCGACAGCGCCCCGGGGCGCGACCTCGCCGTCCTCGCCGCCACCCTCCACCGCCAGCGCCGCCTCGACCCCTCGGCCCCTTTCCTATGCCTCGACGTCATGTGCGGCTCCGGCATCCGCGCGCTCCGCTACCTCGCGCAGGCCGGCGCCGATTTCGTCTGGGCCAATGACGCTTCCGACGCGCTCCGCCCCGTCGTTGTTGCCAACCTCTCTCGCTTCAAGTTGCCGCCCTCACACGGGCAAAGGAGGTGGGTGGTGTCGCACCTCGATGCCTCCCGGCTGCTCGCCGAGAGGTACCTCCGGCGCGAGTACTTCGACGTCATCGACGTGGATTCGTTCGGCAGCGAGGCCGAGTACATACGGGCGGCCTTCTTGTCGCTCAAGATTGGGGGCCTTGCGTACCTGACGTCCACCGATTGGCGTTCGGCCAGAGGGTATGGTGGCAAATG CTCATTGTCTTCATATGGAGCATATATTCGTCCAGTGCCATATCCGAATGAGATCGGTTTGCGAATGCTTATAGGTGGTGCTGCACGTGAAGCAGCTATGTTGGGATTTCACATAAAACCGGTATTCTCTTATTATGCGTCCCATGGTCCTATTTATCGAGCAATGGTGCAATTATGCCATGGAAAAGAAGATGATATCAG TAATTATTATGGTTTCATTTGTCATTGCAAGAGTTGTGGCCAGACTCAGACTTTTGGATTTGATGAACTGGGGCAGATTTCCTGTGGATGTGCAGACAGAGCA GATGCCACTTCCATCACAGTTGTAGGCCCACTATGGACAGGTCCTCTCCATGATGCCTCTTCCATCACTGAAATGCTCAACTTGGCTGTAGAATGGGGATGGGCATACACAAGTGAGAATGGCATCATCCTACAAAAACTTCTTGACACCATGATTGAGGAGAGCGACCCACGGTTGCCACCTGGATACATCAGACATGATGAG ATCGCCTGCCGAGCAAAAGTTAACTCTCCGCCACTCGGTACCTTGATCAGTTCACTGCGGAAG GAAGGCTATGCTGCTTGTCGATCTCATATAGGTGCCAACGCAATCAAGACCAACTGTCCCATCAGCTCTTGCATCGAGATCGCACGGGAGATCCGAAATACGCGATGA
- the LOC127294426 gene encoding inositol-tetrakisphosphate 1-kinase 1 isoform X1, with protein MRVNEEGWDEEEGVVVTSATPTPVALSPPPVASSGLQRLVVGYALTKKKVKSFLQPKLLALARKKGIHFLSIDETCPLSEQGPFDIILHKCTNKEWQQVLEDYREEHPEVTVLDPPSAIQHLHNRQSMLQEVADLNLSNSYGEVCAPRQLVIMKDPSSIPAAVAKAGLTLPLVAKPLVVDGTSKSHQLSLAYVDTSLSMLDPPLVLQEFVNHGGILFKVYIVGETIRVVRRFSLPDVNDYDMENNEGIFRFPRVSCATNNAEDADIDPCIAELPPRPLLEKLGKELRRRLGLRLFNLDMIREHGRKDRYYVIDINYFPGYGKMPGYEHVFTDFFLGLVQSKYKRRLSGS; from the exons ATGAGGGTGAACGAGGAGGGGTGGGACGAGGAGGAGGGGGTGGTGGTGACCTCAGCTACGCCTACGCCGGTAGCGCTATCTCCGCCGCCCGTTGCCTCATCGGGGCTGCAGCGGCTTGTGGTTGGGTACGCGCTAACCAAGAAGAAGGTCAAGAGCTTCTTGCAGCCCAAGCTCCTTGCGCTCGCCAG GAAGAAGGGAATTCATTTTCTATCAATTGATGAGACTTGTCCTCTCTCGGAACAAGGCCCATTTGACATTATTTTGCACAAG TGTACTAACAAGGAGTGGCAGCAAGTTCTGGAG GATTATCGTGAAGAGCACCCCGAAGTAACTGTCCTTGACCCACCAAGTGCTATCCAACATCTGCACAATCGCCAGTCGATGCTCCAAGAAGTTGCTGATTTGAACCTGTCCAACAGCTATG GTGAGGTCTGTGCTCCCAGACAACTAGTCATCATGAAAGATCCATCTTCCATACCAGCTGCAGTTGCCAAGGCTGGACTAACCTTGCCCTTGG TTGCCAAACCTTTGGTTGTTGATGGAACATCGAAATCTCATCAACTATCTCTTGCGTATGTGGATACATCTCTGTCAATGCTTGATCCTCCTCTGGTTCTCCAGGAATTTGTGAACCATG GTGGAATCTTATTTAAGGTATACATTGTTGGTGAAACAATACGGGTTGTACGCCGGTTTTCTCTTCCTGATGTTAACGACTATGACATGGAGAACAATGAGGGGATCTTTCGATTCCCAAGAGTTTCCTGTGCAACAAATAATGCAGAAGATGCAGACATTGACCCTTGTATTGCTG AACTTCCTCCAAGACCACTTTTAGAAAAACTGGGCAAGGAACTTCGGCGTCGACTG GGTCTTAGACTGTTTAACTTAGACATGATTCGAGAGCATGGTAGAAAGGATCGCTACTATGTAATTGACATTAACTATTTCCCTG GATATGGTAAAATGCCAGGCTATGAGCATGTATTCACCGACTTTTTCCTAGGCCTTGTGCAAAGCAAGTACAAGAGGCGTTTAAGCGGAAGCTGA
- the LOC127294426 gene encoding inositol-tetrakisphosphate 1-kinase 1 isoform X3: MRVNEEGWDEEEGVVVTSATPTPVALSPPPVASSGLQRLVVGYALTKKKVKSFLQPKLLALARKKGIHFLSIDETCPLSEQGPFDIILHKCTNKEWQQVLEDYREEHPEVTVLDPPSAIQHLHNRQSMLQEVADLNLSNSYGEVCAPRQLVIMKDPSSIPAAVAKAGLTLPLVAKPLVVDGTSKSHQLSLAYVDTSLSMLDPPLVLQEFVNHGGILFKVYIVGETIRVVRRFSLPDVNDYDMENNEGIFRFPRVSCATNNAEDADIDPCIAELPPRPLLEKLGKELRRRLGLRLFNLDMIREHGRKDRYYVIDINYFPALF; the protein is encoded by the exons ATGAGGGTGAACGAGGAGGGGTGGGACGAGGAGGAGGGGGTGGTGGTGACCTCAGCTACGCCTACGCCGGTAGCGCTATCTCCGCCGCCCGTTGCCTCATCGGGGCTGCAGCGGCTTGTGGTTGGGTACGCGCTAACCAAGAAGAAGGTCAAGAGCTTCTTGCAGCCCAAGCTCCTTGCGCTCGCCAG GAAGAAGGGAATTCATTTTCTATCAATTGATGAGACTTGTCCTCTCTCGGAACAAGGCCCATTTGACATTATTTTGCACAAG TGTACTAACAAGGAGTGGCAGCAAGTTCTGGAG GATTATCGTGAAGAGCACCCCGAAGTAACTGTCCTTGACCCACCAAGTGCTATCCAACATCTGCACAATCGCCAGTCGATGCTCCAAGAAGTTGCTGATTTGAACCTGTCCAACAGCTATG GTGAGGTCTGTGCTCCCAGACAACTAGTCATCATGAAAGATCCATCTTCCATACCAGCTGCAGTTGCCAAGGCTGGACTAACCTTGCCCTTGG TTGCCAAACCTTTGGTTGTTGATGGAACATCGAAATCTCATCAACTATCTCTTGCGTATGTGGATACATCTCTGTCAATGCTTGATCCTCCTCTGGTTCTCCAGGAATTTGTGAACCATG GTGGAATCTTATTTAAGGTATACATTGTTGGTGAAACAATACGGGTTGTACGCCGGTTTTCTCTTCCTGATGTTAACGACTATGACATGGAGAACAATGAGGGGATCTTTCGATTCCCAAGAGTTTCCTGTGCAACAAATAATGCAGAAGATGCAGACATTGACCCTTGTATTGCTG AACTTCCTCCAAGACCACTTTTAGAAAAACTGGGCAAGGAACTTCGGCGTCGACTG GGTCTTAGACTGTTTAACTTAGACATGATTCGAGAGCATGGTAGAAAGGATCGCTACTATGTAATTGACATTAACTATTTCCCTG CGTTATTCTAG
- the LOC127294426 gene encoding inositol-tetrakisphosphate 1-kinase 1 isoform X2 has translation MRVNEEGWDEEEGVVVTSATPTPVALSPPPVASSGLQRLVVGYALTKKKVKSFLQPKLLALARKKGIHFLSIDETCPLSEQGPFDIILHKCTNKEWQQVLEDYREEHPEVTVLDPPSAIQHLHNRQSMLQEVADLNLSNSYGEVCAPRQLVIMKDPSSIPAAVAKAGLTLPLVAKPLVVDGTSKSHQLSLAYVDTSLSMLDPPLVLQEFVNHGGILFKVYIVGETIRVVRRFSLPDVNDYDMENNEGIFRFPRVSCATNNAEDADIDPCIAELPPRPLLEKLGKELRRRLGLRLFNLDMIREHGRKDRYYVIDINYFPVIA, from the exons ATGAGGGTGAACGAGGAGGGGTGGGACGAGGAGGAGGGGGTGGTGGTGACCTCAGCTACGCCTACGCCGGTAGCGCTATCTCCGCCGCCCGTTGCCTCATCGGGGCTGCAGCGGCTTGTGGTTGGGTACGCGCTAACCAAGAAGAAGGTCAAGAGCTTCTTGCAGCCCAAGCTCCTTGCGCTCGCCAG GAAGAAGGGAATTCATTTTCTATCAATTGATGAGACTTGTCCTCTCTCGGAACAAGGCCCATTTGACATTATTTTGCACAAG TGTACTAACAAGGAGTGGCAGCAAGTTCTGGAG GATTATCGTGAAGAGCACCCCGAAGTAACTGTCCTTGACCCACCAAGTGCTATCCAACATCTGCACAATCGCCAGTCGATGCTCCAAGAAGTTGCTGATTTGAACCTGTCCAACAGCTATG GTGAGGTCTGTGCTCCCAGACAACTAGTCATCATGAAAGATCCATCTTCCATACCAGCTGCAGTTGCCAAGGCTGGACTAACCTTGCCCTTGG TTGCCAAACCTTTGGTTGTTGATGGAACATCGAAATCTCATCAACTATCTCTTGCGTATGTGGATACATCTCTGTCAATGCTTGATCCTCCTCTGGTTCTCCAGGAATTTGTGAACCATG GTGGAATCTTATTTAAGGTATACATTGTTGGTGAAACAATACGGGTTGTACGCCGGTTTTCTCTTCCTGATGTTAACGACTATGACATGGAGAACAATGAGGGGATCTTTCGATTCCCAAGAGTTTCCTGTGCAACAAATAATGCAGAAGATGCAGACATTGACCCTTGTATTGCTG AACTTCCTCCAAGACCACTTTTAGAAAAACTGGGCAAGGAACTTCGGCGTCGACTG GGTCTTAGACTGTTTAACTTAGACATGATTCGAGAGCATGGTAGAAAGGATCGCTACTATGTAATTGACATTAACTATTTCCCTG TTATTGCATAA